One Rhodospirillales bacterium DNA segment encodes these proteins:
- a CDS encoding DNA primase, with amino-acid sequence MSLPTEFLDQLRARVGLAEVIGARVRLVRRGRQFLGLCPFHGEKTPSFHVYEDHFHCFGCGAHGSLFDFVMLSESVGFRDAVERIAALAGMTVPEASPEARERERRRGSLFDAIEAASAYFHKMLRMPEGRPAAEYLRRRAVSEAAIERFRLGFAPDGRSALKSALARDGFTDEAMIEAGLLVAPEDAGRSSYDRFRARVMFPIADSRGRVVGFGGRLLESGEPKYLNSPETPLFHKGRMLYGLAHAAPAAAAAGTIIVVEGYMDVIGLAEAGWNNVVAPLGTALTDEQLQTLWRLAPEPVLLFDADAAGERAALRAAERALPLLHPGFGLRFANLMAAPGDDPDAAARRYPKQLLHRAIVEAAPLSEFLLMTATRQRRLNNAEDFAALEQRLNQYALEISDADARRQFQQTFRSRVRRAAFRGTGNIHAGAGTAMRAARRKGRGAEPPWAARASIGAPPAVAGANHADGAAARPAEWTLLAIMLNHPEFFHEVEDSFGAIAFTDFNLDQLRQAIVQALSGGETLDATRLADALAAAGQEECVADVLADPLIRTHRQIAPSAPLEQVRATWEENLAVVRNAALSPLSTATAGGLARLTRQRAAGSGGDDD; translated from the coding sequence GTGAGCCTGCCCACGGAGTTTCTGGATCAACTTCGTGCCCGCGTCGGCCTCGCCGAGGTGATCGGCGCCCGGGTCCGACTTGTTCGCCGCGGCCGCCAGTTCCTCGGCCTGTGCCCTTTCCATGGCGAAAAGACGCCATCGTTTCACGTCTACGAAGACCATTTCCACTGCTTCGGCTGCGGCGCGCACGGCTCGCTGTTCGATTTCGTCATGCTCTCGGAGAGCGTCGGCTTTCGCGACGCAGTCGAAAGGATCGCCGCGCTCGCCGGCATGACCGTGCCGGAAGCCTCGCCCGAGGCACGCGAGCGGGAACGCCGGCGCGGCTCGCTGTTCGACGCGATCGAGGCCGCAAGCGCGTATTTTCACAAGATGTTGCGCATGCCCGAGGGCCGCCCGGCCGCCGAGTATCTGCGCCGGCGCGCGGTGAGTGAGGCTGCGATCGAGCGGTTCCGTCTCGGCTTCGCCCCTGATGGTCGGAGTGCCCTCAAATCGGCCCTCGCCCGCGACGGTTTTACCGACGAAGCGATGATCGAAGCCGGCTTGCTCGTCGCGCCGGAGGATGCTGGCCGCTCGTCCTACGACCGGTTTCGCGCCCGGGTGATGTTCCCCATCGCCGATAGCCGTGGCCGCGTCGTCGGCTTCGGCGGGCGACTGCTCGAGTCCGGCGAGCCCAAGTACCTCAACTCTCCGGAAACGCCGCTCTTCCACAAAGGCCGCATGCTCTACGGCCTCGCCCACGCGGCGCCTGCGGCGGCGGCGGCGGGAACGATCATCGTCGTCGAAGGCTACATGGACGTCATCGGCCTCGCCGAAGCGGGCTGGAACAATGTCGTAGCTCCGCTGGGCACGGCGTTGACCGATGAACAACTCCAGACCCTGTGGCGCCTCGCGCCCGAACCCGTGCTGCTCTTCGATGCGGATGCCGCTGGCGAGCGCGCGGCGCTGCGCGCCGCGGAACGGGCCTTGCCCCTGCTCCATCCCGGATTCGGCCTGCGCTTCGCCAATCTGATGGCGGCACCCGGCGATGACCCCGATGCCGCCGCCCGTCGCTACCCGAAACAGTTGTTGCACCGCGCCATCGTCGAAGCCGCACCGCTGTCCGAATTCCTGCTAATGACCGCGACCCGCCAACGACGGCTGAACAACGCCGAGGACTTTGCCGCGCTCGAGCAGCGCCTGAACCAATACGCCCTGGAGATCAGCGACGCTGACGCCCGACGCCAGTTTCAACAGACATTCCGCAGCCGAGTCCGGCGCGCTGCCTTCCGCGGCACCGGCAACATCCACGCAGGGGCCGGAACAGCGATGCGGGCGGCAAGACGCAAAGGCCGAGGCGCGGAGCCGCCCTGGGCGGCACGTGCCAGCATCGGCGCCCCGCCCGCCGTCGCCGGCGCAAATCACGCGGACGGAGCGGCCGCCCGTCCCGCGGAATGGACGCTGCTGGCGATCATGCTCAACCATCCCGAGTTCTTCCACGAAGTCGAAGACAGTTTCGGCGCCATCGCCTTCACCGATTTCAACCTCGACCAATTGCGCCAGGCGATCGTGCAGGCCCTCTCCGGTGGCGAGACCCTCGATGCCACCCGCCTTGCCGATGCCCTTGCCGCCGCCGGGCAAGAGGAATGCGTCGCCGACGTTCTCGCCGATCCGTTGATCCGCACCCATCGCCAGATCGCGCCGTCAGCGCCGTTGGAGCAGGTCCGCGCCACCTGGGAGGAGAATCTCGCGGTGGTTCGCAATGCGGCTCTATCCCCGCTGAGTACCGCCACCGCCGGCGGTCTCGCTCGTCTAACCCGCCAGCGGGCCGCAGGCTCCGGTGGCGATGACGACTGA
- a CDS encoding GatB/YqeY domain-containing protein translates to MLRESLDEGLKAAMRARNERAVSTLRLILAALKDRDIAERGKGNPAGLTDEQILGLLRSMIKQRNESIRLYEQGGRVDLAKQEAEEIEIIDRFLPPQMDEAHTEAAIAAAIAEIDAKSLKDMGRVMALLKERFSGQMDFAKASALVKRGLG, encoded by the coding sequence ATGCTGCGCGAGAGTCTGGACGAAGGCCTGAAGGCCGCCATGCGCGCGCGCAACGAACGCGCCGTATCGACCTTACGGCTGATCCTCGCGGCGCTCAAGGATCGGGACATCGCCGAGCGCGGCAAGGGCAATCCGGCTGGATTGACGGACGAGCAGATCCTTGGGCTGCTTCGCTCGATGATCAAACAGCGGAACGAAAGCATCCGCCTTTACGAGCAGGGCGGGCGAGTCGACCTCGCCAAACAGGAGGCGGAAGAGATCGAGATCATCGATCGTTTCCTGCCGCCACAAATGGATGAAGCGCACACCGAGGCGGCCATCGCCGCCGCCATCGCCGAAATCGACGCCAAGTCGCTGAAGGACATGGGCCGGGTCATGGCCCTGCTCAAGGAACGCTTTTCCGGACAGATGGACTTCGCCAAGGCTAGCGCGCTGGTTAAACGCGGCCTCGGCTGA